A single Cucumis melo cultivar AY chromosome 4, USDA_Cmelo_AY_1.0, whole genome shotgun sequence DNA region contains:
- the LOC103487096 gene encoding 50S ribosomal protein L12, chloroplastic-like produces the protein MSSTLSTASLRSPSPSSSSSSSYPSNFSHSLKPTPLRFPFSFAPTNLSLRLIHHRPISAVAVPEKVSEIGDVISKLTLEEARTLVDYLQEKLGVSAASFAPAAVAVAPGAAAGGDDAAAAVEEKTEFDVVIEEVPSNARIAVIKAVRALTSLALKEAKELIEGLPKKFKEGISKEEAEDAKKQLEEAGAKIAIV, from the coding sequence ATGTCTTCCACTCTCTCCACTGCATCTCTCCGATCCccatctccttcttcttcttcttcttcttcttatccATCAAATTTCTCCCATTCCCTCAAACCCACTCCCCTCCGTTTCCCCTTTTCTTTCGCCCCCACAAATCTCTCTCTTCGCCTTATTCATCACCGCCCAATCTCCGCCGTCGCTGTTCCGGAGAAAGTGTCAGAAATCGGCGATGTCATCTCCAAGTTGACTCTCGAAGAGGCACGAACCCTTGTCGATTACCTCCAAGAGAAACTCGGCGTTTCCGCTGCCTCCTTCGCCCCTGCCGCCGTCGCCGTCGCTCCCGGCGCTGCTGCCGGAGGTGATGATGCGGCTGCTGCTGTCGAGGAGAAAACGGAGTTTGATGTTGTTATTGAGGAAGTGCCGAGTAATGCAAGGATTGCGGTTATTAAAGCTGTTAGGGCTTTGACGAGCTTGGCGTTGAAGGAAGCGAAGGAGTTGATTGAAGGTTTGCCGAAGAAGTTTAAGGAAGGAATTTCGAAGGAAGAGGCGGAGGATGCGAAGAAGCAGCTTGAAGAGGCTGGTGCGAAGATTGCTATTGTTTGA
- the LOC103487095 gene encoding MYB-like transcription factor EOBII, producing MDKRACNNNNNSPQDVEVRKGPWTMEEDLILINYIANHGEGVWNSLAKSAGLKRTGKSCRLRWLNYLRPDVRRGNITPDEQLLIMELHAKWGNKWSKIAKQLPGRTDNEIKNYWRTRIQKHIKQAHGFHTPQSSTNILLSSQDHHHHHHQIMNNNEQAASSSSCQVSYTMDPMETYSPPTYSQNIDAFSVPLPPTDNHSNDNYWSMEDLWSMQLLNAE from the exons ATGGATAAAAGAGCatgcaataataataacaactcACCACAAGATGTGGAAGTTAGAAAAGGGCCATGGACTATGGAAGAAGATTTGATTCTCATCAACTATATAGCTAATCATGGTGAAGGTGTTTGGAACTCTCTTGCTAAATCTGCTG GTCTGAAACGTACCGGGAAGAGTTGTCGACTTCGGTGGTTGAACTACCTCCGTCCCGACGTTCGACGTGGTAACATCACTCCAGACGAACAACTGCTGATTATGGAGCTGCATGCAAAATGGGGAAACAA ATggtcaaaaatagcaaaacaacTTCCGGGAAGGACTGATAATGAGATAAAGAACTACTGGAGGACGAGAATTCAAAAGCACATCAAGCAAGCACATGGCTTCCACACTCCACAAAGCAGCACAAATATATTGTTATCATCTCaagatcatcatcatcatcatcatcaaattatgaataataatgaaCAAGCTGCAAGTTCAAGTAGCTGCCAAGTTTCATACACAATGGATCCAATGGAAACCTATTCTCCTCCAACTTACTCTCAAAACATTGATGCTTTCTCAGTGCCTTTGCCCCCAACTGATAATCATTCCAATGATAACTATTGGAGCATGGAGGATCTCTGGTCTATGCAACTTCTCAATGCTGAATGa